In one window of Thermoplasmata archaeon DNA:
- a CDS encoding CopG family ribbon-helix-helix protein, which produces MPIVSVSMDESILRNLDDVAQRRRYRSRSEAVREALREFIDVTEWGREGGEASVILAVIYEKGNPRADLAMLQHRFDEIRTMLHTHVDEADCLQIFVAEGSTTRLKELIGQIRRIKGIKVIKFIQTAARR; this is translated from the coding sequence ATGCCGATCGTCAGCGTGAGCATGGACGAGTCGATCCTCCGGAACCTCGACGACGTGGCTCAGCGGCGCCGCTACCGCAGCCGAAGCGAAGCGGTCCGCGAGGCGCTCCGTGAGTTCATCGATGTCACGGAATGGGGCCGGGAAGGCGGAGAGGCGTCCGTCATTCTCGCGGTCATCTACGAGAAGGGGAATCCGCGCGCCGACCTCGCAATGCTCCAGCACCGGTTCGATGAAATTCGCACGATGCTCCATACCCACGTCGATGAAGCGGATTGCCTGCAGATCTTCGTCGCCGAAGGATCGACGACGCGGCTGAAGGAGCTCATCGGGCAAATCCGCCGAATCAAGGGAATCAAGGTGATCAAGTTCATCCAGACCGCGGCCCGCCGGTGA